A stretch of DNA from Vidua macroura isolate BioBank_ID:100142 chromosome 12, ASM2450914v1, whole genome shotgun sequence:
ACTGAGATCAGAGAACGGACTGAGGTGCGTAAGAAACAAGATTCTTTCCCAATGGACAAAGCAGGAAAGGATTGACATCTGAATCTATAAAAAATGTTGATGATTTAATGTACTGCAACCATGTCCAGGATGCAGCTGTACACATCAGTACAGAACCTTTTCTTGACAGGAGTTTCCTCGAAAAAGGGAAATTGAATTATATGCAACTTGCAGTTTTCAAATGGGCATCTCTggcttcagtttaaaaccaccaaaacatACAGAATCACTGCTCCTCATTGAATATTATCAATCAGCTCACTGGGAACTTACAGGCTCTGTCTAGAAGTCTGAGTTTATTGTaatacaaacaaaacatttgtcTTTCTCCTTGCCATCATGGTTTAAACAGAACCATGAATTGTTCAAAAAGGCACACAAATATTTAGTCACACTACTCTATGTTAAAGTCTAGAAACATCTGTAAAGCTGCTACAAATAACTATTGTTTTGTACAAAGCTTGTAAAATGTCTTCTGATCtcacttgccttttttttttaaacccatcTTCCAAAAGCACCTATGTGAAAACTTATCTCAACATATTGGTGTGGGAAGGAATTTGTGGCATGTGAATGCAAATCTTACTGCTGGCCTTCTTTCCTGTGGCCCATATCACAATTACAGTGGAGAGGAATTCACATCTGGAAAGATGCAGGCAGCAGGGTATGAAGCCCTGCCAACAGCAGATGAATCTGTGCATCTCAGATGCAGCGGCCACTCCTCAGAGACCAGCTCATCCTCTCTGGATTGCATCAGCTGGCTCCAGCACTCCTAGCAGATTACAGACAATCTAAACCTCGTGTCACTCTGAACTACTATCCAGGCATGCTTCCTGCAGCCAAAAGCTGCTCTAACACCCCTACACACTTGGTAAACTTGCAACACTTTGTTGCACTTGAATAGGTGTGTTACTTATCACTGACCACTTCAGATACATTACTGATGGTCAGCAACAAAGCTTTGGCTCTCGTTGCTCAGTTTATGTGCATAAGaggctgaaataaaatgaattacAGAAATACAGTACTGAAATGAACATTAAACTGAATCAAGCTCATGCTTGAGTTTAGAAATTAGTATTTGATCTCACAGAAAAGCACTACTGATATGGGTAAACACCAGATAGTGTTAGTTTGACTACCACTACATAAGGTTAATTTTGGGCTGACAAAGACTAATCTTGCTTTTCTTATGGGCTTTTTCTCACCAGTCTGTTCCAAATCCTTGAGTAAAGAAAGGACAAGGGCAAGTAAAGATTTCCTAAATTGACcccattgctttttctttaaaaaccctATATACATTAAAATGTACATGAAAGTACATATTAAACATGTAAGTCCACACATGCATCTACTGGTAAATTGCTGAATTCATACCCCTATGGCTTTCCCTTTATGTACTAAAGTATTCTTTCAACTACTGTAGTTTTTATCAGTTATGAAATTTTCATGGCTTTATTTAATACCTTGTAGTCCTGtggaaaggaaatgtttctttcaaTGGATTTTCATTTCAAGAATATTCTGATAAGTTATCATACCTGCTATACGAGgatacacagaaaatatttgtaggCTCCATTCCTCAAACactcattttaatttcaaattaggCTCCATTGTGAtggtaaaataaatacaattttgtttataattttcttaCCTGTCTCGACTTCTACGAGAAGGGAAAGCAGCATTACAGCCCTCAACTGTGCAAATATGCATTTCTTTGAGATGTAcatttttgaaatgcatttttacacTGTAAGGGTTTTTAAAAGTCTTCTTACAGATGTCACAATGAAAGCGGCTTTCTTCCTTCTGAATCCCTAGTGCATGTTGACTGACATGATCCATATCTTTAGAGTCTTCAAAACAAGGAATGGCAGCACCCCTGTTTGACAAAGTGCTGAAAAAGCCCCCGGTCAGCAAGTGGTGTTGCAATTCAGGGCAGTCATTTTTAGGAATCCTGTGCTTTGACTGCTCTTTAATATACATGGGGGGTTCAGTCATTGGTTTTATAACATCACTGTGGTGGTGTTTTGGATCTTCATATATAATCTCATGGGAAACTATTTTTAATGGTTGGTTTTCTTCTGGTTTAACCTCTTTCTCACAGTGTTGCAATTCATTCTCAGAGATATCCTCGATGTATTTGTTATTTGGTGCAAAGACAGATTCAAAATACTTTGGGCCCTCTACCCCAGAGAGAGATTTCCATGAATTACCTGAATGGGGGTGCTTTTCCACCCTGTCGGTCACCCGCTTCTCTATCTTATGCTCACAGGTCTCAAGCTCTCCATCGCTTACCCCCTGCAGGCGTGAATCATCTTCAGAACTGGCAACATCGCTACTTTCATTGGGTGTCTCAACAGCTTCTTTCTCTATCTTAATGGGCATACTGGACTTACGAGACTTCTTCTTGGGGAGCATGTCAAATGGCAATTCATTGGAAACAAGCTGCTCTGGTATTGAGGAAGAAACAAGAGGCAGAGAAGGAAGAGTACCTGGAGTATTGGCAAGTTCAGCTGGTGTGACTGGACTACGGTAAAAAGGAAGAACAGGCTGTACTGTCTTCAGGTTTGGAAAGAGGACACCGTTATGTCCAACACTGGaaaatccagcctggccttttGAATCTGTACAAGAGCTGGCATAGCTGGAAATAGTTCTGCTATCCGGAGTTAAAATTGTAAATTCTGTCCTTTTACTATCTCCAGGTCCAGCAATGGTCAAACCATTTCTTAGATCTTTATCCCTGTTATTTCTGTTCATTGGCATATGGAGTCTGGGGTTAGGATTTGCACTATGACGATTTCGACTACGCAATGAGCTAAACACCATATTGCAGCCCTCAATGGTGCATTTGTGCTTTATCTTCAGATGAACAGCATTGTAATGTATTTTCAAAGTACCTTTatcataaaatgttttttcacaTGCAGTGCAGAAGACACGCCCTTTCCTTGGCCCAGCATTTTTTTCAAcagatttcattttgttttctggtgaTAGTGCTGTCATTTCAAGCTTGGCTGCTGTATTATGTGAACTGGAATCACTTAAAAGGGCATCATCTTCTGTTTTAGTGATATCTGGACCATTTATGCTCCTCTCATTTTCAACTTGAAATGGTGCAGAACTAGAAGTTAA
This window harbors:
- the BNC1 gene encoding zinc finger protein basonuclin-1, producing MLSIDLQAIRCTLVNCSCQCFKPGKINQRQCDQCRHGWVAHALSKLRIPNLYPSSQVEIVQSNVVFDISSLMLYGTQAIPVRLKILLDRLFSVLKQEEVIQILHALDWTLQDYIRGYVLQDASGKVLDHWSIMTTEEELATLQQFLRFGETKSIVELMAIQEKEGQSIIIPPPTANLDIRAFIESCNPHSPNFSASLDKMSPTNIHPFENIVNNMAFMLPFQFFSPVPPPLIGSPPERHLIEQGQDHSNETKQDLQIPFSESSFLTSSSAPFQVENERSINGPDITKTEDDALLSDSSSHNTAAKLEMTALSPENKMKSVEKNAGPRKGRVFCTACEKTFYDKGTLKIHYNAVHLKIKHKCTIEGCNMVFSSLRSRNRHSANPNPRLHMPMNRNNRDKDLRNGLTIAGPGDSKRTEFTILTPDSRTISSYASSCTDSKGQAGFSSVGHNGVLFPNLKTVQPVLPFYRSPVTPAELANTPGTLPSLPLVSSSIPEQLVSNELPFDMLPKKKSRKSSMPIKIEKEAVETPNESSDVASSEDDSRLQGVSDGELETCEHKIEKRVTDRVEKHPHSGNSWKSLSGVEGPKYFESVFAPNNKYIEDISENELQHCEKEVKPEENQPLKIVSHEIIYEDPKHHHSDVIKPMTEPPMYIKEQSKHRIPKNDCPELQHHLLTGGFFSTLSNRGAAIPCFEDSKDMDHVSQHALGIQKEESRFHCDICKKTFKNPYSVKMHFKNVHLKEMHICTVEGCNAAFPSRRSRDRHSSNLNLHHKLLTKDTLEFNNHFNATYLLKDMAKEFCQDVSLKQHVGRTSVIFKGMNRTGSYIFPVSKIAEPCSESYGYDPLNDGAVLDLSTTSSIKSESSAHSSWDSDGGSEICTMPLDDSDESCEGPSLMPNDELYQDCTLIEKANQNFINLPSSLPITCHICQKTYSNKGTFRAHYKTVHLRQLHKCKVPGCNTMFSSVRSRNRHSQNPNLHKSLAGSPTSLH